The DNA segment TCGACGTGCCCGGGGACCTGACCGTCGTCGGTTTCGACGACAGCGCCCTGGCGACGACGATCTGGCCCGAACTGACGACCATACACCAGCCCATCGCGGACATGAGCCGTGCGGCTGTTGATCTGCTCGCCGCGATGCTGCGCGACAAGCGCAGCGGCGCGGCCGAGGTGCTGCGCCAGGTGGTGCTCGATTATACGCTGATCCGCCGGCAATCTGACGCGGCGCCGAGGCGCAGGCCGGCGGCACGGCGGGCAGGCTAAACCGATCCTCCGTTCGCCCGGAGCCTGTCGAAGGGCGTGCCCCAAGCGCTGCGCTGATTGACACGTGCTTTGACAAGCTCAGCACGGATGGGGAGGGGTGTTAACCCAGTCACCACCGTCATGCCGGGTTCGTCGCGGCATTCACCGTGCCGCGGGTCCAACGCGCAAAGGTTCGCTGCGCCCGATCAACAAACGCCCCGTCATCCCGGCCACGCCCCGGAATCCAATGCTCCGCGCACGCGGCCGCCAATAAGTATGCTGCACCCGGGATCTCGGCACGGCAGCCGGGGTGACGAGCGCCAGGTGCAGCCGCCCGCGGGGCAATCTCAGCCCGAGATCCGCATCGCTATCGTCGTCCGCGCACCCGGCGCCAGCGACGCCGCTTCGCCGCGGTTCACCGCATCGGGCATCGCTGTCACCGGTTCGGCACAGAAGAACGCCTCACCCGGCGGCACGTACACGTGCAGCGCCGACGTGCCTTCGCCCGTCAGCACCACATCGCCATCATCCCGCTCGATCGTCGCGACACCGCGCCAGCCGGTATAGCAATGGTCCACCAGATCAGGCCGCACCAGCGCACCGCCAACCGACCAATCCCCCAGCGCATCCGCCGCGGCGTGTTCAGCCGGCAGCATGTCGCCATCCGCCAGCCAAACGCGGTCAGCCACGAACCGCAACCGATCCGCGGCCGCGAAATAGGGATGAAATCCCAGAGACACCGGCATCGCCCGCTCGCCCGTGTTCTGCACCTCAAGGGTCGCCAACAGCCCTTCCGCCGACACCACCAGTCGCTGCTCGGCCGCGAACGCCCACGGCCAGGTCTCGTCACCCGCATGCTCCAGCCGCATCGTTACGCTGGTCTCATCCGTACACACGACCGACCATGGCATCAGCCAACCAGTCCCATGTAGCGGGTGCGCCTGTTCCGGGTGATTACGAGGCAGTTTAACCGCCTGACTCTCCCACAAGAAGGAACCGGCGGCAATCCGATTGGCATAAGGCACGAGCGGGAAGCAGGCTAGATCGAACGGCTCGGTGACCGCCGCCGGCGTCGGCCGCAGCACGTCGCGTCCGGCCCTGGTCAGCGACAGGATCGCCCCGCCACGCTCGGGCGCCGCCTCCAGCGCCCAATCGCCTGCAGCCAGCTTCAACCCTGCATCTCCTCGAGCTCACGCCCGCGTGTCTCGCGCACCATCGCTTTGACGAAGACGTACGACACCGCCGCCGCCACCGCATAGAAGACATAGGTCACCGCAAGGCCCGGCTTCACCGCTAGCGACGGGAACGACACGGAGATCGCCGCATTGGCGATCCACTGCGCGAAGCCCGAGATCGCCAGCGCCGACCCGCGGATCTGGTTTGGGAACATCTCGCCCAGCATGACCCACATCACCGGCCCCCAGCTGATGTTGAAGAACACCACATAGAGGTTCGCCGAGACGAGCGCGATCAGTCCCGCGTTACCCGGCAGCATCACGCCGCCCGTGCCGTCCGGCACCGCTGTCGAGAATGCCCAAGCGACCACGCCTAGCGTCACGGTCATCCCGGCCGAACCGATCAGCAGCAGCGGCTTGCGCCCGATCTTGTCGATCAGTGCGATCGCGAGAAGGCATGCGCCGATTGACAGCGCGCCCGACAGGATGTTGATCTGGAGCGCATTATCTTCGGTGAAGCCCACCGCCTCCCACAAAGTCGCGCCGTAATAAAAGACGACGTTGATGCCGACGAGTTGCTGGAAGATGGCGAGACCGATGCCGACCCACAGGATGGGTCGGATCTTGCCCGTGGTCTTGTCGACGAGGTCGGACAGCTTGGGCTTGTGATGATCCGCCGCAAGCGAGGCGCGGATCTCGCCCACTTTGCGCGCCGCCTCCGTGGCGCCGAACAGCCGCGTCAACACGTCGCGCGCGCGGTCCTCCTGGCCCTTGACCACCAGGTAGCGCGGGCTTTCCGGGATGGAGAAGAGCGCGAGCAGGTAGATCACCGCCGGGATCACCTGCAGCCCGAACATCCAGCGCCATGCCGGAATGTCGCCCCACAACGGTTCGGTCGATCCGCCTGCGAAGCGCGCCAGCACGAAATTCGCAACGAACGCACCCGTCAGGCCGGTGATGATCATCACCTGCTGCACGCTGGAAAGTCGTCCGCGCACGTTCGCCGGCGTCACTTCCGAGATATAAACCGGAGAAGTCACGCTCGCCGCGCCCACGCCAAGCCCACCAATGATCCGGGCCAGAATGAACACCTCGGACGATCCCGCCGCTGCAGCGAGGATTGCGGAGACGAGGAACAGCACCGCCGAGACCATCATCGTCGCGCGCCGCCCGATCAGGTCGGACAGCCGCCCCGCACCGAACGCGCCAATCGACGATCCGACGAGAATCGCGCCAACGTTGATGCCGATGCCCAGCCTGCCGAGGTCGAACGCCGCCTCCAGCCCCTTCTGGGTGCCGTTGATGACCCCGGAGTCATAGCCGAACATGAACCCGCCGATTGTCGCCACCGCGACGATGCGCAGGACGAGGGCCTTGTTGAACGCCGTTTCCACTCGCAAACTCTCCGGACTTGCGCCTCCACGGGCGCTTAGACTTAGCTGTTGGCGCGAACCGCCGGCGCGGCCGGCACGGTGACGCGGAAGGTGAAGACATCGCCGGCGAGCGGCTGCGCGGCCAGCGCCGCTGCGTCCAGCCCCTGTCGCGCGGTGGTGGCAAAGGCGGTGCGCCCATCCGCGCCGCCCAATGCGACTTTGGTGACGTTGGCCACGGGAAAGCGCACTTCCTCAGTCAGCTCGCCGGCGCGCGAGAAGCGCCGCGCCGCCCAGCCACCGTAGAAGCCGACCCACACCCCACCCTCGGCGTCGCAGATCGCACCGTCAGGATGGCCTTCATCGCCAGTGAAGGCGAGGAATGGTTCCGCCGATCCCAGCGAGCCGTCTTCGGCGATCGCATGCGCCACGATCGTCCGTGCCAGTGTATCGACATGGTAAAGCCGCTTGCCGCAGGGCGCAATCGCAGGCCCGTTGGTGATCTCGGTCGGCGTCACCGGCGTCTCATGCACCGCGCCGCCGTCGAGGATGTAGACGCGCCCGCTCGCGCTAGCCTCGTCATTATCCATCGTTCCGAAGAAGATCCGCCCACGCGCGTCGATCGCCGCATCGTTCAGCCGGTTGGCTGGCAGATGCGTATCAACCGATGCGATGCGATCGAACGCGCCCGTTTCCGGCGAGAAACGGTGCGGCCCGGATTGCAACCCGGCGATCAGATCGCCCTTGGCGGACGGCAGCACCCAGCCGACCATCTCGGGCGCATCCCAGCGATCGGTCTCGGCCGTATCCAGACGATGCCGATAGATATGCCGCCCCTTGATGTCGACGAACCACAAGGCGCCGTCGATCCATACCGGACCTTCGCCCAGCTCCGCGCCTATTTTCAGGAGATGCGTCGCGTCCATCAGCGCCAGCCTGCGTCCACCCAGTAATCGTGCCCCGTGCACATGCGCGCATCGTCTGCGGCGAGGAAGAGCGCAAGCGCGGCGACGTCGCTCGGCTGGATCCGGCCATTAAGGCATTGCGCCGCGACCAGCTCTGCTTCCGCCTCCGGATTGTACCAGCGCTCCTGCCGCGGCGTCTGCACGTTGCCCGGCACGATCGTGTTCACGCGGATGCCGTCGCGGCCCAGTTCGCGGGCCAGGCCGCGCGTCATACCCTCGATCGCCGCCTTGGCGGTTTGGTACAATACCAGCTCGGGCAGGCCGAGATGCCAGCTAATCGACCCGAAATTCAGGATCACGCCCTTGCCCGCCC comes from the Sphingomonas sp. OV641 genome and includes:
- a CDS encoding aldose 1-epimerase; amino-acid sequence: MKLAAGDWALEAAPERGGAILSLTRAGRDVLRPTPAAVTEPFDLACFPLVPYANRIAAGSFLWESQAVKLPRNHPEQAHPLHGTGWLMPWSVVCTDETSVTMRLEHAGDETWPWAFAAEQRLVVSAEGLLATLEVQNTGERAMPVSLGFHPYFAAADRLRFVADRVWLADGDMLPAEHAAADALGDWSVGGALVRPDLVDHCYTGWRGVATIERDDGDVVLTGEGTSALHVYVPPGEAFFCAEPVTAMPDAVNRGEAASLAPGARTTIAMRISG
- a CDS encoding sugar porter family MFS transporter, translating into METAFNKALVLRIVAVATIGGFMFGYDSGVINGTQKGLEAAFDLGRLGIGINVGAILVGSSIGAFGAGRLSDLIGRRATMMVSAVLFLVSAILAAAAGSSEVFILARIIGGLGVGAASVTSPVYISEVTPANVRGRLSSVQQVMIITGLTGAFVANFVLARFAGGSTEPLWGDIPAWRWMFGLQVIPAVIYLLALFSIPESPRYLVVKGQEDRARDVLTRLFGATEAARKVGEIRASLAADHHKPKLSDLVDKTTGKIRPILWVGIGLAIFQQLVGINVVFYYGATLWEAVGFTEDNALQINILSGALSIGACLLAIALIDKIGRKPLLLIGSAGMTVTLGVVAWAFSTAVPDGTGGVMLPGNAGLIALVSANLYVVFFNISWGPVMWVMLGEMFPNQIRGSALAISGFAQWIANAAISVSFPSLAVKPGLAVTYVFYAVAAAVSYVFVKAMVRETRGRELEEMQG
- a CDS encoding SMP-30/gluconolactonase/LRE family protein, translated to MDATHLLKIGAELGEGPVWIDGALWFVDIKGRHIYRHRLDTAETDRWDAPEMVGWVLPSAKGDLIAGLQSGPHRFSPETGAFDRIASVDTHLPANRLNDAAIDARGRIFFGTMDNDEASASGRVYILDGGAVHETPVTPTEITNGPAIAPCGKRLYHVDTLARTIVAHAIAEDGSLGSAEPFLAFTGDEGHPDGAICDAEGGVWVGFYGGWAARRFSRAGELTEEVRFPVANVTKVALGGADGRTAFATTARQGLDAAALAAQPLAGDVFTFRVTVPAAPAVRANS